A genomic stretch from Aedes albopictus strain Foshan chromosome 2, AalbF5, whole genome shotgun sequence includes:
- the LOC134287838 gene encoding uncharacterized protein LOC134287838, whose translation MTLTSIADPFVPYSMPFSQYQEQLEWIFKHNEFPEERYKTSFLAVCGKEIFTELKRLFPGKNFNDLTYKQMTDELKKRYDKNDSAVVHSYKFWTKRQGRNESLEDFVITVKNLAERCDFGEFKDRAIRDMLVIGVNDTQLQKRLCDEEDLSAAKAERLILNSEISASRTKQLNHDDDRRVSVVARLGNRSDVSRSRNRFRGRSRSFDRNRSFSSRSRSNGRQDSRYQSKRGASSGKPVYLCSFCRKTGHTRKFCYRLHGKSPSKSKASVKFIDSPKPSSSSKNSGLFKRLKKDLDNDSDYSDGMPCLMISSVNKISDPCYVEVLINRKRLTMEIDCGSAESVISEELYLRNFASCELQRCNKKLIVIDGNKLKVVGKICVDVQLAGNRKQLTMVVLRCNNDFIPLVGRTWLDEFYSGWRNTFTNPPLTVGNIDVADEQTVIDEVKNFSWGKDSVGA comes from the exons ATGACTTTGACATCGATTGCTGATCCTTTCGTCCCTTACTCTATGCCATTCAGCCAGTACCAAGAACAGCTGgaatggattttcaagcacaacgAATTTCCGGAAGAGCGTTATAAAACGTCATTCCTGGCAGTCTGTGGAAAGGAAATTTTCACAGAACTGAAAAGACTGTTTCCAGGAAAGAATTTTAATGATCTAACGTACAAACAAATGACTGATGAACTGAAAAAGCGTTACGATAAGAACGATTCAGCTGTTGTGCATAGTTATAAATTTTGGACTAAAAGGCAAGGTAGGAATGAGTCGCTAGAGGATTTTGTGATTACAGTCAAGAATTTGGCTGAAAGATGCGATTTTGGAGAGTTTAAGGATAGGGCGATTCGTGACATGCTTGTCATTGGCGTGAACGACACTCAATTACAGAAACGGTTGTGCGATGAAGAGGATTTGTCTGCAGCCAAAGCAGAGCGGTTGATTCTTAATTCAGAGATATCAGCCAGTAGGACGAAACAATTAAACCACGACGATGACAGGCGCGTTAGCGTAGTGGCCAGATTGGGTAACCGATCTGACGTTTCGCGGTCCAGAAACCGATTCCGGGGCCGCAGCCGCAGTTTTGATAGAAACCGATCTTTTTCGTCTAGGAGTAGAAGCAACGGTAGACAAGACAGTAGATACCAAAGCAAAAGAGGCGCAAGCTCAGGTAAACCTGTTTACCTTTGTTCCTTTTGTAGAAAAACCGGACATACGAGGAAATTTTGTTATCGTTTGCATGGAAAAAGCCCGAGTAAGAGTAAAGCCAGTGTAAAATTCATAGATTCTCCAAAACCATCTTCCAGTTCCAAAAACTCAGGACTATTTAAGCGACTGAAGAAAGATTTAGACAATGATTCAGACTATTCTGATGGCATGCCTTGCCTCATGATCTCGTCAGTCAACAAAATCAGTGATCCTTGCTATGTGGAGGTTTTAATCAACAGAAAGCGTTTAACCATGGAGATCGATTGTGGGTCAGCGGAGAGCGTAATTTCAGAGGAGCtgtatttgagaaattttgcgaGCTGTGAACTGCAGCGTTGTAACAAGAAACTTATTGTAATTGACGGTAACAAACTGAAGGTTGTTGGAAAAATTTGCGTTGATGTACAGCTCGCTGGAAACCGGAAACAACTGACCATGGTTGTTTTACGCTGCAATAACGATTTCATCCCGCTGGTAGGCCGAACATGGTTGGACGAATTCTATTCCGGATGGCGAAACACTTTTACCAACCCTCCTTTGACAGTCGGGAACATTGACGTGGCTGACGAGCAAACAGTTATTGATGAAGTAAAGA ATTTCTCTTGGGGGAAGGATAGTGTTGGCGCATAA